Genomic segment of Streptomyces sp. NBC_00490:
ACCTCACCGAGACGCACCGCCCCGCGTTCAGCCGGGTCCGGTTCTTCGTCAACACCTTCGACGCGATCCACCCGCCCACCGTGCGGGCGTTCATGGACGCCTCCGACCAGCGCCGCCCGGTGTGGGGACAGGTGTGGGGGCAGAGCGAGACGGGACCGGTCGCCATGGCCGTCTACTCCCGCAAGCAGATCCGCAAGAACGAGGGCGCGCTCGACCCGGTCACCAACGTCGTCGGCCGCCCGATCCCCTTCATCACCCAGGTCAAGATCGTCGACCCCGACACCCGCAAGCGGGTCAAGGCCGGCGAGGCCGGCGTGGTCCTCGTCAAGACCAAGGGACGCTGCCTCACCTACCTCGGTGAGGACGACCGCGCCCAGGAGAAGGACTGGGACGGCTGGTGGAACACCGGCGACCTCGGGGTGAAGTCGCGCACCGGTGCACTGCGCCTCCAGGACCGCGAGGTCGACCTGATCCCCGGCACCAGCTCCATCGCCCTGGAGTCGATCCTGCTGGAGCGCATCCGGCGGGCCACCGAGGTGATCGTCCTGGGCGACCCCGAGGGCGGCAGGCCGGTCCCGGTGCTCAGCCTGTCCGAGGGCGAGCTGAGCGAGGAGGAGTGGCAGCAGGCCACCCGCGACCTGCCTGAGCTGGCCCCGCCGCACGTCATCGCGTGGGAGGACTTCCCGCGCACCGGCACCTGGAAGGTGCGCCGCTTCAACCTGCGCCAGCAGGTGCTCGACTCCCAGGCCACCTTCGGCACCGGCCGCTGGACCTGAGCCGACGACCGCCACCACACGACTTCATCAGAAACGGACGGGTCGATGCCAAAGATCGTCATCATGGGCCAGGGGTACGTCGGCCTGCCGCTCGCGGTACGCGCCGTGGAGGCCGGCGAGGACACCACGGTCGTCGGTTTCGACGTCGACGAGGACCGCGTCAAGCGGCTTGCCGCGGGCGAGTCCTTCGTCGAGGACGTCGCGCCGCAGCGGCTGTCGGCCGCACTGGCCACCGGGCGCTATCTGCCCACCACCGAGGAACGCGCGGTCGGCGGCTTCGACGTGGCCGTCATCAGCGTGCCGACGCCGCTGCGCGAGGGCGTCCCCGACCTCAGGGCCATCGAATCGGCCGCCCGGATCCTGGGCCGGTTCCTGCGCCAGGGCTCCACGGTCGTCCTGGAGTCCACCACCTACCCCGGAACCACCGAGGAACTGGTCGCCCCGATCCTGGAGGAGTACTCCGGACTGACCGTGGGCGTCGACTTCCACCTGGGTTACAGCCCGGAGCGGATCGACCCGGGCAACCGGGTGTGGACCCTGGAGACCACCCCCAAGGTCGTCTCCGGTGTCGACGAGGCCTCGCTCGAAGCCGTCGATGCCTTCTACCGCACGGTCGTCGACACGACCGTGCCGGTGAAGTCGCCGAAGGTGGCGGAGCTGACCAAGCTGGTCGAGAACACCTTCCGGCACGTCAACATCGCTCTGGTCAACGAACTCGCCGTCTACGCACGCGAGTTGGGCATCGACGTGTGGGAAGCGGTGGACGCCGCCTCCTCCAAGCCGTTCGGCTTCATGCGCTTCACGCCCGGCCCCGGCGTCGGCGGGCACTGCCTGCCCGTGGACCCGGTCTACCTGTCCTGGCGGGTCAACCGGGCCCTCGGCCACCGCTTCCGCTTCGTCGAGCTCGCCAACGACGTCAACGACCACATGCCCGCCTACGTCGTCCAGCGGCTGCTGACCGCGTTCAACGAGCGCGGCCGCGCCCTGTCCGGCTCCCGCGTGCTGGTGCTCGGTCTGGCCTACAAGCCGGACACCGGCGACGCCCGTGAGTCGCCCGCCGTCCGGGTCGTGGACGGGCTGCTGCGGCTGGGCGCCGAAGTGCGGGCCGTCGACCCGCACGTCGTGGAGAGCTCCCCGGTCGACCCGCGGGTCATCCGCACCGAACTGGACGAGCAGGAACTCGCCGCGGCCGACGCGGTCGTCCTGCTGACCGACCACAGCGCCTTCGACCTCGACCTCATCACCCAGCACGCCCGGTTCATCCTGGACACCCGCCACCGGCTGCCCGCCGGACCGACGGTGGAGTACCTGTGACCAGCGCCGCCCGGCACGTCCTGGTCACCGGCGCGAGCGGGTACATCGGCGGCGCCGTCGCCCATGCCCTGCTGGCCGCCGGGCACCGGGTGACGGGCCTGGTGCGCGACCCGTCCCGGGCGGCCGCGCTGGCCGCCGCCGGGGCCGACCTGCGCACCGGCGACATGCTGCGCCCCCAGACGTACGTACCGCTCGTCCAGGACGCCGACGCGGTCGTGCACGCCGCGCAGCTGCGCTTCACCGGCCGGCTCACCAAGGCCCGCATCCGGCGCATCCGCCAGGCCGACGCGGTCATGGCGGGGGCCCTGGCCGACGCCTGCCGCACCCACGGCCGACGGCTGCTGTACGCGAGCGGTGCCTGGGTCTACGGCGACCACGGCGAGCGGTGGATCGACGAGTCGCTGCCGCACCGCCCCGCCCCGCTCGGGGTGTGGCACGCCGCGGCGACGGCCCGGCTGCGCGCCATGGCGGCCGACGGCCTGGACTCGGTGGTGCTGCACGCCGGATTCGTCTACGGACCGGGCGGCAACTTCCGGGCCGCCTTCGCCGACCAGGCGAGCCGGAGCGGGCGCATCCGTCACCCCGGCGACGGCTCCAACCACTGGAGCTGCGTCCACCTCGACGACCTGGCGGCCGCCTATGTGGCCGCCCTGGAACGGGCACCGGCCGGCGCCGAGTACAACATCGCCGACGACGAGCCGCTGCCGCTGGCGCAGTTCGCCCGCGAGGCCGCCCGCGCACTGGGCGCCGACCTGGCCGCACCGGTGCCCCGGGCGGTGGCCGCGCTCGCCCTCGGCCGCCCCGTCACCACCTCGCTGACCACCTCCTACCGGCTGAGCAACGCCCTGGCACGGGACGAACTGGGCTGGCGCCCGGCGTATCCGACCGTCGCCGACGGCCTGCCCTCGGCCGTGGCCGCCCTGCGCGGCACCCCCACCCCGACCCCCACCTCAACCCCGAGCTGACACACCCGTACCTGACCGCCGGTCACCGGCACCGCCGCCCCACCGCGTCCCGCGGACCTGCCCCGGGACACGACGGCACCGCACCAGCATTCCCACAACGCACGAGAGAGGGCGCACACATGAGCGTCAACCCAGGTGCCCGAGGCGGGCACGGCGGTGACGGCCACGCCGTCGTGATCGGGTCGAGCCTCGCCGGAATGGCCGCAGCGGGGGCCCTGTCCCCGCACATGCGGAAAGTCACGATCATCGAACGTGACCGGCTGACCGTGGAACCTCGCTGGCGGCGAGGCGTGGCCCAGGCACGGCACGCCCACAACCTGATGGCCGCCGGCCACCAGGGCCTGGAGCAGCTCTTCCCCGGCATCACCGACGAACTCCTCACGGCCGGCATGGTCCGCGTCCGGATGCCCGAGGACATGCTGCTGCTCGCCCCCGGCGGCTGGATGTCACGCTTCGAGACCGACCTCGCGATGCTGACCGGCACCCGCGACGTCATCGACGCGGTGGTGCGCCAACGCCTGCGCTCGGACCCGAAGGTGGAGTTCGTCGAGGAGCACGAGGCCCTCGGACTCCAGAACGGACGCGGCGACACCGTCACCGGCGTGTGGGTGCGCGGCAGGGACGGCGAGACGCGCACCGGCTGGGGCGAGAAGTACCTCATCGACGCGGACTTCGTCGTCGACGCCACCGGCCGCAAGTCCAAAGCCCCGCAATGGCTGGAGGACCTCGGCTACGAGCGCCCGCGCGAGTGCGTCGTCGACGCGAAGACCGCGTACGCCACCTCCATCTACGAGCCTCCTGCCGGCCATGCCGCCGACTGGTCCTGCATGCTGCTGATGGCCTCGGCCGACGTCCCCCGCCAGGGCATCCTCAACCCGATCGAGGGCGGGCGCTGGATGGTGTCGGTCTCCGCCAGCGGCGGAGACCGCCCGCCCACCGACCACGAAGGGCTGCTGCGCGCCGCGGGCACCCTGCGTGACCCGGTGCTGCGAGACGTCATCGAGTCCGCCACCCCGCTCGAGCCGGTCCACGGCTCGGGCCGCACCGAGAACCGCTGGCGGCACTACGAGAAGCTGAGCCGCTGGCCCGACGGATTCCTCGTCATCGGCGACGCGTTCGGCGGCTTCAACCCCTCCTACGGGCAGGGCATGTCCGTCGCCGTCCAGTGCGCCCAGGTGCTGAGCGA
This window contains:
- a CDS encoding NAD-dependent epimerase/dehydratase family protein, coding for MTSAARHVLVTGASGYIGGAVAHALLAAGHRVTGLVRDPSRAAALAAAGADLRTGDMLRPQTYVPLVQDADAVVHAAQLRFTGRLTKARIRRIRQADAVMAGALADACRTHGRRLLYASGAWVYGDHGERWIDESLPHRPAPLGVWHAAATARLRAMAADGLDSVVLHAGFVYGPGGNFRAAFADQASRSGRIRHPGDGSNHWSCVHLDDLAAAYVAALERAPAGAEYNIADDEPLPLAQFAREAARALGADLAAPVPRAVAALALGRPVTTSLTTSYRLSNALARDELGWRPAYPTVADGLPSAVAALRGTPTPTPTSTPS
- a CDS encoding NAD(P)/FAD-dependent oxidoreductase is translated as MSVNPGARGGHGGDGHAVVIGSSLAGMAAAGALSPHMRKVTIIERDRLTVEPRWRRGVAQARHAHNLMAAGHQGLEQLFPGITDELLTAGMVRVRMPEDMLLLAPGGWMSRFETDLAMLTGTRDVIDAVVRQRLRSDPKVEFVEEHEALGLQNGRGDTVTGVWVRGRDGETRTGWGEKYLIDADFVVDATGRKSKAPQWLEDLGYERPRECVVDAKTAYATSIYEPPAGHAADWSCMLLMASADVPRQGILNPIEGGRWMVSVSASGGDRPPTDHEGLLRAAGTLRDPVLRDVIESATPLEPVHGSGRTENRWRHYEKLSRWPDGFLVIGDAFGGFNPSYGQGMSVAVQCAQVLSERLAAHGTHIGLAGRLRKAFARTMTPPWQLATGMDFSYPWVYEVTRPDAVTRIGKRYVDRLTAAAVTDQHAALLMLQHTQLLASPAAMFRPRVIAAALRGPSGPGPAGPPSNTHGIGARHSHAADLSVTSIADLTARRSPRPAAPAPEQVPSTTASSAPGRPLHNTRRTP
- a CDS encoding nucleotide sugar dehydrogenase; amino-acid sequence: MPKIVIMGQGYVGLPLAVRAVEAGEDTTVVGFDVDEDRVKRLAAGESFVEDVAPQRLSAALATGRYLPTTEERAVGGFDVAVISVPTPLREGVPDLRAIESAARILGRFLRQGSTVVLESTTYPGTTEELVAPILEEYSGLTVGVDFHLGYSPERIDPGNRVWTLETTPKVVSGVDEASLEAVDAFYRTVVDTTVPVKSPKVAELTKLVENTFRHVNIALVNELAVYARELGIDVWEAVDAASSKPFGFMRFTPGPGVGGHCLPVDPVYLSWRVNRALGHRFRFVELANDVNDHMPAYVVQRLLTAFNERGRALSGSRVLVLGLAYKPDTGDARESPAVRVVDGLLRLGAEVRAVDPHVVESSPVDPRVIRTELDEQELAAADAVVLLTDHSAFDLDLITQHARFILDTRHRLPAGPTVEYL